A genomic stretch from Mesomycoplasma neurolyticum includes:
- a CDS encoding PTS glucose transporter subunit IIB, with product MTISDKLKIIFLSIVTFGTIWIYWSKLKNKNTNTELSLTNKLTVNLDELIEYLGGTKNIVSLENTHKKIRIFLKDTSIETIKKISELKGVSGVVLSSDSVNLIVGNSAQFIKEKLEKML from the coding sequence ATGACAATTAGTGACAAATTGAAAATTATTTTTTTGTCAATAGTAACATTTGGTACTATTTGAATTTATTGATCAAAATTAAAAAATAAAAATACAAATACTGAGTTATCACTCACAAATAAATTAACAGTTAATTTAGATGAATTAATAGAATATTTAGGTGGAACTAAAAATATAGTTTCACTTGAAAATACACATAAAAAAATTAGAATTTTTTTAAAAGACACATCAATTGAAACTATTAAGAAAATATCTGAATTAAAAGGTGTCTCAGGAGTTGTTCTTTCAAGTGATTCAGTAAATTTAATTGTTGGTAATAGTGCTCAATTTATAAAAGAAAAGCTTGAAAAAATGCTTTAA
- a CDS encoding glycosyltransferase: MKLSLLVYTYKQKNELNIFLENCTNQIDENFEIILSLNKPTLEELEIIYKYKKKLENKIQVLINDKRQMFSSEFIKMLNLAKGEYIAFINPSTFLESEFTQLFSTFSNKHKADMIEFKPSYKGFFEIELRQRIAEKKVFNLKEEKKVLAYILPIIFNKFFNREKFIKILPKLENKNISNSKIWIDLVFKFLLNTETYVYINTVLISDFNEKNFVNNPSALIKEWDGIEKYIKNEFPDFIQEIQYNKIYNLALFLPGILNPYTKHRIKNFIFKNHLPTSISRFYKKIKDMKVNEFFIIISLNKYFLDNDWEKMVILKDLAPNKWKNLTRKL, translated from the coding sequence ATGAAATTATCATTATTAGTTTATACATATAAACAAAAAAATGAATTAAATATTTTTTTAGAAAATTGCACTAATCAAATTGATGAAAATTTTGAAATTATTTTAAGTTTGAACAAACCCACTTTAGAAGAATTAGAAATCATATATAAATACAAAAAGAAATTAGAAAACAAAATTCAGGTTTTAATCAATGATAAAAGACAAATGTTTTCAAGTGAATTTATTAAAATGTTGAATTTAGCTAAAGGTGAATACATTGCATTTATAAATCCAAGTACATTTTTAGAAAGTGAATTTACCCAATTATTTTCTACTTTTTCAAACAAACACAAAGCGGATATGATTGAATTCAAACCATCATATAAAGGTTTTTTTGAAATCGAACTAAGACAAAGAATTGCTGAGAAAAAAGTTTTTAATTTAAAAGAAGAGAAAAAAGTTTTAGCTTACATATTACCAATAATTTTTAATAAATTTTTTAACAGAGAAAAATTTATAAAAATTTTACCTAAATTAGAAAACAAAAATATTTCTAATTCTAAAATATGAATAGATTTAGTTTTTAAGTTTCTTTTAAACACTGAGACATATGTTTATATAAACACTGTTTTAATTAGCGATTTTAATGAAAAGAACTTTGTTAACAACCCATCTGCTTTAATTAAAGAATGAGACGGCATAGAGAAATATATTAAAAATGAATTTCCAGATTTTATTCAAGAAATACAATATAACAAAATTTATAATTTAGCTTTATTTTTGCCAGGTATTTTAAATCCTTATACAAAACATAGAATAAAAAACTTTATTTTTAAAAATCATTTGCCTACATCAATTTCAAGATTTTATAAAAAAATTAAAGATATGAAAGTTAATGAATTTTTCATAATAATTTCTTTAAATAAATATTTTTTAGATAATGATTGAGAAAAAATGGTTATTTTAAAAGATTTAGCCCCTAACAAATGAAAAAATTTAACTAGAAAGTTGTAG
- the asnS gene encoding asparagine--tRNA ligase, which produces MVSIKKIYLDFEKHLEKTIKIKGWVSNLRGNLKIKFLDLNDGSTVENLQIVLKENDINLELVDKARLGAAVEVEGILKESKTSKQKVELEAKKFNLLKNTDEDFPIQKKEISREALREIPHLRHRTKLLKTIMLIRSTLTFEVHNFFNENGFLNMAAPIITSNDGEGSGEMFIVDDESEKHFFGKVAKLGVTGQLHAEAYAVGLNKVYTFAPIFRAENSHTKKHAAEFWMIEPEVAFYDLQKIIKLADQLLKYVIKNTLKKNKSEFKFLESTISPGIIEKLSSFISSPVNIIEYKDAIEILKKERDVFEEKNIYFGMDLATEHERYLAENVFNAPVCVINYPKGIKAFYMFLNPDNETVASFDMLVPGIGELIGGSQRENDYQKLVQRIKELNIPQDEMQWYLDLRRFGDAGSSGFGVGFERLIMFVTGIDNIRDTIPFPRTTNNLKT; this is translated from the coding sequence ATGGTTTCAATTAAAAAAATATATTTAGATTTTGAAAAACACTTAGAAAAAACTATTAAAATTAAAGGTTGAGTTTCTAATTTAAGGGGAAATTTAAAGATCAAATTTTTAGATTTAAATGATGGTTCTACAGTTGAAAATTTACAAATTGTTTTAAAAGAAAATGATATTAATTTAGAACTAGTAGACAAAGCTAGGTTAGGTGCCGCCGTTGAAGTGGAGGGTATTTTAAAAGAAAGCAAAACTTCAAAGCAAAAGGTTGAGCTTGAAGCTAAAAAATTTAATTTACTAAAAAACACTGATGAAGATTTTCCGATTCAAAAAAAAGAAATATCAAGAGAAGCTTTAAGAGAAATACCACATTTAAGGCATAGAACTAAACTTTTGAAAACAATAATGTTGATAAGGTCAACATTAACTTTTGAAGTTCATAATTTTTTCAATGAAAATGGGTTTTTAAACATGGCTGCTCCGATTATTACATCAAATGATGGTGAAGGTTCAGGAGAAATGTTTATTGTTGATGACGAAAGTGAAAAACACTTTTTTGGTAAAGTGGCTAAATTAGGAGTAACAGGTCAATTGCATGCAGAAGCTTATGCAGTTGGGCTTAATAAAGTTTATACTTTTGCACCTATTTTTAGAGCAGAAAATTCACACACTAAAAAACACGCAGCGGAATTTTGGATGATAGAGCCTGAAGTTGCTTTTTATGATTTACAAAAAATTATTAAATTGGCTGATCAACTTTTAAAATATGTTATTAAAAATACATTGAAAAAAAATAAATCAGAATTTAAATTTTTAGAATCTACAATTTCACCTGGAATTATTGAAAAACTTAGTTCATTTATCTCTTCTCCTGTAAACATTATTGAATACAAAGATGCCATTGAAATTTTAAAAAAAGAAAGAGATGTATTTGAAGAAAAAAATATTTACTTTGGAATGGATTTAGCAACTGAACATGAAAGATACTTAGCTGAAAATGTTTTCAATGCTCCAGTTTGTGTTATAAACTATCCAAAAGGTATAAAAGCATTTTACATGTTTTTAAATCCTGATAATGAAACAGTTGCATCATTTGATATGTTAGTTCCGGGAATTGGTGAACTTATTGGTGGTTCACAAAGAGAAAATGATTATCAAAAATTAGTACAAAGAATTAAAGAATTAAATATTCCTCAAGATGAAATGCAATGATATCTTGATCTAAGAAGATTTGGAGATGCTGGATCTTCAGGTTTTGGTGTTGGTTTTGAGAGATTGATTATGTTTGTAACTGGGATAGACAATATAAGAGACACAATACCATTCCCAAGAACTACAAATAATTTAAAAACATAA
- a CDS encoding ATP-dependent helicase, producing MEAKIEKLISILNPQQKEAVVYNDSHLKIIAGAGSGKTGVLTRKIAYLIETQEAEPDKILAVTFTNKAANEMLERVEGLITHHENDKKPYIMTFHSFCNLVLRREIHNFKNFDAKFDILDTSDQKTILESIYNNLALSPKDISYSSALETISKWKNYEKSYDQIDKEILDEKELKILQIYKLYDEELKKMKVLDFDDLLLYTLKLFEKFPSIAQKWKNRFSHILIDEFQDTSIIQLRIIEHLISEKNKITIVGDPNQSIYSWRGADANLINDFDKKFPNVHIIKLSQNYRSTKRILDSANKLIKNNKTRVDNDLFTEKENFEEIEFYHGFSLEAEARWVINKINELKKKKSQLKNIAILYRSNFYSRYFEDMLIKENIPYKILGSQKFYEKKIIKDVIAFLKVIDHGSTIALTRIINVPPKKIGPSTINKILEFAKKRKLELFDSLIEYFKNFKNASDKKRKELDLTTKTKQELVEFLNKINWARACIAKNKSIADTINQFLKLINYFSIYQNNTQNVLDFKEAYENFNILLQSIKNWEKQNPEKKISDYLIDISVLTDLNSISSSVAINLMTVHNSKGLEFENVFLVGMSEGIFPNNKTLDNDESIEEERRLAYVAITRAKERLFISNSSKNYFDNKRENLYKTSRFVEELELKAFKLQTFTKIDQITGKLSYAKNKKDDFIVGDAVNHLTFGFGVIVEIIGDIAHISFKNEKEIKKIKKDHKSLEKVI from the coding sequence ATGGAAGCAAAAATAGAAAAATTAATTTCAATATTAAATCCACAACAAAAAGAAGCAGTGGTTTATAATGACTCTCATTTAAAAATTATTGCTGGTGCAGGTAGTGGAAAAACAGGTGTATTAACAAGAAAAATTGCTTACTTAATAGAAACTCAAGAAGCAGAACCAGATAAAATATTAGCTGTAACTTTCACTAATAAAGCCGCTAATGAAATGCTTGAAAGAGTAGAAGGTTTAATTACACACCATGAAAATGATAAAAAACCTTATATTATGACATTCCACTCTTTTTGTAATTTAGTTTTAAGAAGAGAAATACATAATTTTAAAAATTTTGATGCTAAATTCGATATTTTAGATACATCAGATCAAAAAACTATTTTAGAATCTATTTATAATAATTTAGCCTTAAGTCCAAAAGATATTAGTTATTCTAGTGCTTTGGAGACTATATCTAAATGAAAAAATTATGAAAAATCATATGATCAAATTGATAAAGAAATTTTAGATGAAAAAGAATTAAAAATTTTGCAAATCTACAAATTGTATGATGAAGAATTAAAAAAAATGAAAGTTTTAGATTTTGATGATTTGCTTTTGTATACTTTAAAATTGTTTGAAAAGTTCCCGTCTATTGCTCAGAAGTGAAAAAATAGATTTAGTCATATTTTAATAGATGAATTTCAAGATACATCTATTATTCAATTAAGAATTATTGAACATTTAATTAGTGAAAAAAACAAAATCACAATTGTGGGTGATCCAAATCAGTCTATTTATTCATGAAGAGGTGCTGATGCTAATCTTATTAATGATTTTGATAAAAAATTTCCAAATGTGCATATTATAAAGCTTTCACAAAATTATCGTTCAACAAAAAGAATTCTAGATTCTGCAAATAAATTAATTAAAAACAACAAAACTAGAGTTGATAATGATCTTTTTACTGAAAAAGAAAATTTTGAAGAGATTGAATTTTACCATGGCTTTAGTTTAGAAGCTGAAGCTAGATGGGTTATTAATAAAATAAATGAATTAAAAAAGAAAAAATCTCAATTGAAAAATATAGCTATTTTATATCGCTCTAATTTTTATTCTCGATATTTTGAAGATATGCTTATAAAAGAAAATATACCTTATAAAATTTTAGGGTCTCAAAAATTTTATGAAAAAAAGATAATCAAAGATGTTATTGCTTTTTTAAAAGTAATAGATCATGGTTCTACAATTGCATTAACTAGAATCATTAATGTACCACCAAAAAAAATTGGACCAAGTACCATTAATAAAATTTTAGAATTTGCTAAAAAAAGAAAATTAGAATTATTTGATTCACTTATAGAATATTTTAAAAACTTTAAAAATGCTAGTGATAAAAAGAGAAAAGAACTAGATTTAACCACTAAAACCAAACAAGAATTAGTTGAATTTTTAAATAAAATAAATTGAGCAAGAGCTTGCATTGCTAAAAACAAATCTATAGCCGATACAATAAATCAATTTTTAAAATTAATAAATTATTTTTCAATATATCAAAATAATACGCAAAACGTTTTAGATTTTAAAGAAGCTTATGAAAATTTCAATATTTTGCTTCAATCAATTAAAAATTGAGAAAAACAAAACCCTGAAAAAAAAATATCAGATTATTTAATTGATATTTCAGTTCTAACAGATTTAAACTCAATTTCTTCAAGTGTTGCAATCAATTTGATGACTGTACATAATTCTAAAGGTCTTGAATTTGAAAATGTTTTCTTAGTTGGAATGTCTGAAGGAATTTTCCCAAATAATAAAACATTAGATAATGATGAAAGTATTGAAGAAGAAAGAAGACTTGCTTATGTTGCTATAACTAGAGCTAAAGAAAGGCTTTTTATATCCAATTCAAGCAAAAATTATTTTGATAATAAAAGAGAAAACTTATACAAAACATCAAGATTTGTTGAAGAGTTAGAATTAAAAGCTTTTAAATTACAAACATTTACCAAAATAGACCAAATAACAGGCAAACTTAGTT
- a CDS encoding MATE family efflux transporter: MRIFNYFPKNKSKWLSYSIVAIPIIFSGFLITLNSFIDNFMVSTIKNGLNSLNFANIFTSFIVGIFVSLNIIITPLLGKYLGTNQKENIKSIVRARYILSFGFAILFSIIIIPFSRFFILLVAKKEDNFSDKEFEQIINQSVEYLEIIFLQWILNSILFSAIEFVRQSKKSWISLLVSCVILTINIIGNLILINFLGVKGLAISSVISSLIGLIVIFLIIAKTNKIFLINFANIFRINKKIWKEILNKTPGFILNSLTFIFVFSRNILWVQGFKIGSLGYGEYSQYWSIGAATILGLISSISGVLFAGITSIAPNIAVFVSQNLGKKDYKLAQQNSKELKGFHLTIGFILFIIMLVVAFLIPNFSFLTNGISKSIKIQLEKLKLAPDMIQNEINKASTYFLTELKFCIIVSSFFSLVWIIFITDIQILNAKGKNNFTSIFQFILNIIQILILAILVFLIIPIFSKSDKVYIFSFYWFILLCFDIVKLFFFEYFYFKEKWS; this comes from the coding sequence ATGAGAATTTTTAATTATTTTCCAAAAAACAAAAGTAAATGACTAAGTTATTCTATTGTTGCTATTCCTATTATTTTTTCAGGTTTTTTAATTACACTAAATTCATTTATTGATAATTTTATGGTATCAACAATAAAAAATGGGTTAAATTCATTAAATTTTGCTAATATTTTTACATCTTTTATTGTTGGCATTTTTGTAAGTTTGAATATTATAATAACCCCTCTTTTAGGTAAATACTTAGGGACAAATCAAAAAGAAAATATAAAATCAATAGTTAGAGCAAGATATATACTATCTTTTGGTTTTGCAATTCTTTTTTCAATTATTATAATTCCTTTTTCTCGCTTTTTTATTTTACTAGTTGCTAAAAAAGAAGATAATTTTTCAGATAAAGAATTTGAACAAATAATAAACCAATCAGTGGAATATTTAGAAATCATTTTTTTACAATGAATTTTAAATTCAATATTATTTTCTGCTATTGAGTTTGTAAGACAAAGCAAAAAATCATGAATTTCGTTGCTTGTTTCTTGTGTTATTTTGACCATTAATATAATTGGAAATTTAATTTTAATTAATTTTTTAGGTGTTAAGGGTCTTGCTATTAGTTCTGTTATTTCTTCATTGATTGGACTCATTGTTATTTTTTTAATTATTGCAAAAACTAACAAAATATTTTTAATAAATTTTGCTAATATTTTTCGCATTAACAAAAAAATTTGAAAAGAAATTTTAAATAAAACCCCAGGTTTTATATTAAATTCTTTAACTTTTATTTTTGTTTTTTCAAGAAACATTCTTTGAGTTCAAGGGTTTAAAATCGGATCTTTAGGTTATGGAGAATATTCACAATATTGATCAATTGGAGCGGCTACTATTTTAGGATTGATTAGTTCTATTTCAGGAGTACTTTTTGCTGGCATAACATCTATTGCCCCAAATATTGCTGTCTTTGTTTCTCAAAACTTAGGAAAAAAAGATTATAAATTAGCACAACAAAATTCAAAAGAATTAAAAGGTTTTCATTTAACAATAGGTTTTATTTTATTCATAATTATGCTTGTAGTAGCATTTTTAATTCCAAATTTTTCATTTTTAACAAATGGAATATCTAAAAGCATTAAAATTCAACTAGAAAAATTAAAACTTGCTCCTGATATGATACAAAATGAAATAAATAAAGCATCAACATATTTTTTAACAGAATTAAAATTTTGTATTATTGTTTCATCTTTTTTTAGTTTAGTTTGAATTATATTTATTACAGATATTCAAATTTTAAACGCTAAGGGAAAAAACAATTTCACATCTATATTTCAATTCATTTTGAATATTATCCAAATATTAATATTAGCTATCTTAGTTTTTTTAATTATTCCTATATTTTCAAAAAGTGATAAAGTTTATATTTTCAGTTTTTATTGATTTATTCTTTTGTGTTTTGACATAGTGAAGCTATTTTTCTTTGAATATTTTTATTTTAAAGAAAAGTGGTCTTAA
- a CDS encoding nucleotidyltransferase → MAIAIIAEYNPFHYGHKYQLDYVKKNFPNDKIIIILSGNYVQRGEIAIKSFEERKEIALLNGADKVIELPFEYATQAAHIFAEGAIKIVNENNIDKLIFGSESNDVESLFEIAKAIYNNSNIYKTKLKFYLKQGLSFPKANFETIKEITNKEIIMPNDILALEYVKQIVKNNYNINVFSHKRTIDYKTYDVNGIYTSASNIRKMVFNNEDVTKFTPMKFDFIPDKIENYYLKFQDIIKNTPKEVLKTNKMISEGMENLFIKNIESKNYDEFVEKCTSKRYTSTRIKRVMLYIILNKGYL, encoded by the coding sequence ATGGCTATAGCAATTATCGCAGAATACAATCCCTTTCATTATGGGCATAAATATCAATTAGATTATGTAAAAAAGAATTTCCCTAATGATAAAATTATTATTATTTTATCTGGTAATTATGTCCAAAGAGGTGAAATAGCAATTAAAAGTTTTGAAGAAAGAAAAGAAATTGCCTTACTTAATGGAGCAGATAAAGTAATTGAACTGCCTTTTGAATATGCAACACAAGCAGCACACATTTTTGCAGAAGGTGCAATTAAAATTGTTAATGAAAATAATATTGACAAATTAATTTTTGGAAGTGAAAGCAATGATGTGGAGTCATTATTTGAAATCGCGAAAGCAATTTATAATAATTCAAATATTTATAAAACAAAGCTTAAGTTTTATTTAAAACAAGGTTTGTCGTTTCCAAAAGCTAATTTTGAAACTATAAAAGAGATAACAAATAAAGAAATAATTATGCCTAATGATATTCTTGCTCTTGAATATGTAAAACAAATTGTTAAAAATAATTATAATATTAATGTTTTTTCACACAAAAGAACAATAGATTATAAAACTTATGATGTTAATGGTATTTACACATCTGCTTCTAATATTAGGAAAATGGTTTTCAACAATGAAGATGTAACTAAATTTACACCAATGAAATTTGATTTTATACCAGATAAAATTGAAAATTATTATTTAAAGTTTCAAGATATTATCAAAAATACACCAAAAGAAGTTCTAAAAACTAATAAAATGATTTCTGAAGGCATGGAAAATTTGTTTATTAAAAATATTGAAAGTAAAAATTATGATGAATTTGTTGAAAAATGCACTTCAAAAAGGTATACTTCAACAAGAATTAAAAGAGTTATGCTTTATATTATATTGAATAAAGGTTATTTATAA
- a CDS encoding YitT family protein, with product MLFSFAINVIFAKSKTIPTGLTALPSIITYIIPETKPYFSLMFLAFNIPLIIFFWKKIKRKLIYMSLLWMAFQNIFNVIFNIEVLNKWLHFHFAVDQEFEEMGIDKVIEENKKIWPIIYYTFLGSTIIGLSLGIAWKNGATSGGSDFFTYYYSTKKKRSIGRVIIIFNLNVFIFSFIILILFTNFKIGNTKIIHFFGVQAFSTILYIFISSYFINIIYPKYKKVEIDIYTTNNPNKILKYLKEINYWHSYNLWCGISGYTGNKIYKIKTICFYLESNWLLAEIYKVDPNIWVSFKNIERIKGNFDTSKMD from the coding sequence TTGTTGTTTTCTTTTGCTATCAACGTTATTTTTGCAAAATCTAAAACTATTCCAACTGGTTTAACAGCACTACCTTCAATTATTACTTATATAATTCCTGAAACTAAACCATACTTTAGTTTGATGTTTTTAGCTTTTAACATACCATTGATTATATTTTTTTGAAAAAAAATTAAAAGAAAATTAATTTATATGTCGCTTTTATGAATGGCATTTCAAAATATTTTCAATGTAATTTTTAATATAGAAGTTTTAAATAAATGACTACATTTTCATTTTGCTGTTGATCAGGAATTTGAAGAAATGGGAATAGATAAGGTAATTGAAGAAAACAAAAAAATTTGACCAATAATTTATTACACATTTTTGGGTTCAACTATTATAGGGTTATCACTTGGGATTGCTTGAAAAAATGGTGCAACTAGTGGTGGAAGTGATTTTTTTACTTATTATTATTCAACCAAAAAGAAAAGATCTATTGGCAGAGTTATTATTATATTTAACTTAAATGTATTTATTTTTTCATTTATCATATTAATACTTTTTACAAATTTTAAAATTGGTAATACAAAAATAATTCATTTTTTTGGTGTTCAAGCATTTTCAACTATTTTATATATATTTATTAGTAGTTATTTTATTAATATTATTTATCCAAAATATAAGAAAGTCGAAATTGATATTTATACAACAAATAATCCAAATAAAATTTTAAAATATTTAAAAGAAATTAATTATTGACATTCATATAATTTATGATGCGGGATCTCGGGTTACACAGGTAATAAAATTTATAAAATAAAAACTATTTGTTTTTATTTAGAGTCGAATTGATTGTTGGCAGAAATTTACAAGGTAGATCCTAATATTTGAGTATCATTCAAAAATATCGAGAGAATTAAAGGTAATTTTGATACTTCTAAAATGGATTAA
- a CDS encoding RDD family protein encodes MKKHLKASYKIRLLAGLIDILCFMLLTFLITFIFFNNFNFWEQNFNINKFKYFYYFWFIIEIFIIIFLQIIVPAFIFKGCTIGRLVTKIKVVLNRENTYKKSKWVIALIKKECFYSLNWIILILIFLFVITPKDFVILSKENKILKDKIINIEIKEIKSYIKIFLTVFWTISNFFVISNYFISLTILKKTRISLIDSFSSTITIYKNKFETEDKFKNAFQPQKLNWESVEIMQ; translated from the coding sequence TTGAAAAAACATTTAAAAGCAAGTTATAAAATTAGACTTTTAGCAGGTTTAATTGATATTTTATGTTTTATGCTTTTAACTTTTCTTATAACATTTATATTTTTTAATAATTTCAATTTTTGAGAGCAAAATTTTAATATTAATAAATTTAAATATTTTTATTATTTTTGATTTATTATTGAAATTTTTATAATAATTTTTTTACAAATAATTGTTCCAGCTTTTATATTTAAAGGATGCACCATTGGTCGATTAGTTACAAAAATTAAAGTTGTTTTAAACAGAGAAAACACATATAAAAAAAGTAAATGAGTTATTGCTTTGATTAAAAAAGAATGCTTTTATTCCCTTAATTGAATTATTTTAATTTTGATATTTCTTTTTGTGATCACACCAAAGGATTTTGTAATTTTATCCAAAGAAAACAAAATATTAAAAGATAAAATAATAAATATCGAAATTAAAGAAATAAAATCATATATAAAAATATTTTTAACAGTTTTTTGAACTATTAGCAATTTTTTTGTTATAAGTAACTATTTTATTTCTTTAACTATTTTAAAAAAAACACGTATTAGTTTGATTGATTCTTTTTCAAGTACTATAACTATTTACAAAAACAAATTTGAAACCGAAGATAAATTTAAAAATGCTTTCCAACCACAAAAATTAAATTGGGAAAGTGTAGAAATAATGCAATAA